The following are from one region of the Pseudomonas lalucatii genome:
- the mutS gene encoding DNA mismatch repair protein MutS: MSQSDLSAHTPMMQQYWKLKNQHPDQLMFYRMGDFYEIFYEDAKKAAKLLDITLTARGQSAGQAIPMCGIPFHSVEGYLAKLVKLGESVVICEQVGDPATSKGPVERQVVRIITPGTVSDEALLDERRDNLLAAVLGDERLFGLAVLDITSGRFSVLEIKGWENLLAELERLNPVELLIPDDWPQGLPAEKRRGARRRAPWDFERDSAHKSLCQQFGTQDLKGFGCENLTLAIGAAGCLLGYAKETQRTALPHLRSLRHERLDDTVILDGASRRNLELDINLAGGRDNTLQSVVDRCQTAMGSRLLSRWLNRPLRDRAVLEARQESIACFLENYRFETLQPQLKEIGDLERILARIGLRNARPRDLARLRDALAALPQLQQAMSQLEAPHLNALAASVSTYPELADLLARAIIDNPPAVIREGGVLKTGYDAELDELQAMSENAGQYLMDLETREKARTGLANLKVGYNRVHGYFIELPSKQAEQAPADYIRRQTLKGAERFITPELKEFEDKALSAKSRALAREKMLYEALLELLIAHLAPLQDSAAALAELDVLSNLAERALTLDLNRPRFVDEPCMRIEQGRHPVVEQVLTTPFVANDLRLDDATRMLIITGPNMGGKSTYMRQTALIVLLAHIGSFVPAASCELSPVDRIFTRIGSSDDLAGGRSTFMVEMSETANILHNASEHSLVLMDEVGRGTSTFDGLSLAWAAAEQLAKLRAYTLFATHYFELTVLPESQPIVANVHLNATEHNERIVFLHHVLPGPASQSYGLAVAQLAGVPSEVIGRAREHLARLETTSLPHEPPAPIPGQASAPLQSDLFASLPHPLLEELSRINPDDLTPRKALELLYTWKTRI, from the coding sequence ATGAGCCAAAGCGATCTCAGCGCCCACACCCCCATGATGCAGCAATACTGGAAGCTGAAGAACCAGCACCCGGACCAGCTGATGTTCTACCGCATGGGCGACTTCTACGAGATCTTCTACGAGGACGCGAAGAAGGCCGCCAAGCTGCTCGACATCACTCTCACCGCCCGCGGCCAGTCGGCTGGCCAGGCGATCCCGATGTGCGGCATCCCCTTCCACTCGGTCGAGGGCTACCTGGCCAAACTGGTCAAGCTCGGCGAGTCGGTGGTGATCTGCGAGCAGGTCGGCGACCCCGCCACCAGCAAGGGCCCGGTGGAGCGCCAGGTGGTGCGCATCATCACCCCCGGCACGGTGAGCGACGAGGCCCTGCTCGACGAGCGCCGCGACAACCTGCTGGCCGCCGTGCTGGGCGACGAGCGCCTGTTCGGCCTGGCGGTGCTGGACATCACCAGCGGCCGCTTCAGCGTGCTGGAGATCAAGGGCTGGGAAAACCTGCTGGCCGAACTGGAACGGCTCAATCCGGTCGAGCTGCTGATCCCGGACGACTGGCCCCAGGGCCTGCCGGCCGAGAAGCGGCGCGGTGCCCGTCGCCGTGCGCCCTGGGACTTCGAGCGCGATTCGGCGCACAAGAGCCTGTGCCAGCAGTTCGGCACCCAGGACCTCAAGGGCTTCGGCTGCGAGAACCTGACCCTGGCCATCGGCGCCGCCGGCTGCCTGCTCGGCTACGCCAAGGAGACCCAGCGCACCGCCCTGCCGCACCTGCGCAGCCTGCGCCACGAGCGCCTCGACGACACGGTGATCCTCGACGGCGCCAGCCGGCGCAACCTGGAGCTGGACATCAACCTGGCCGGCGGCCGCGACAACACCCTGCAGTCGGTGGTCGACCGCTGCCAGACGGCCATGGGCAGCCGCCTGCTCAGCCGCTGGCTGAATCGCCCGCTGCGCGACCGTGCGGTGCTGGAGGCGCGCCAGGAGTCGATCGCCTGTTTCCTGGAAAACTATCGCTTCGAAACCCTGCAGCCGCAGCTCAAGGAAATCGGCGATCTGGAGCGCATCCTCGCCCGCATCGGCCTGCGCAACGCGCGCCCGCGCGACCTGGCCCGCCTGCGCGACGCCCTGGCGGCGCTGCCGCAGTTGCAGCAGGCGATGAGCCAGCTGGAGGCGCCGCACCTGAACGCACTGGCCGCCAGCGTCAGCACCTACCCGGAGCTGGCGGACCTGCTGGCGCGGGCGATCATCGACAATCCGCCGGCGGTGATCCGCGAGGGCGGCGTACTCAAGACCGGCTACGACGCCGAGCTAGACGAGCTGCAGGCGATGAGCGAGAACGCCGGCCAGTACCTGATGGACCTGGAAACCCGGGAGAAGGCCCGCACCGGCCTGGCCAACCTCAAGGTCGGCTACAACCGCGTGCACGGCTATTTCATCGAGCTACCGAGCAAGCAGGCCGAACAGGCCCCCGCCGACTACATCCGCCGGCAGACCCTCAAGGGCGCCGAGCGCTTCATCACCCCCGAGCTCAAGGAGTTCGAGGACAAGGCGCTGTCGGCCAAGAGCCGCGCCCTGGCCCGCGAGAAGATGCTCTACGAGGCCCTGCTGGAGCTGCTGATCGCACACCTGGCGCCGCTGCAGGACAGCGCCGCCGCCCTGGCCGAGCTGGACGTGCTGAGCAACCTGGCCGAGCGCGCGCTGACGCTCGACCTCAACCGCCCGCGCTTCGTCGACGAGCCCTGCATGCGCATTGAGCAGGGCCGCCATCCGGTGGTCGAGCAGGTGCTGACCACGCCGTTCGTGGCCAACGACCTGCGCCTCGACGATGCCACGCGCATGCTGATCATCACCGGGCCGAACATGGGCGGTAAGTCCACCTATATGCGCCAGACGGCGCTGATAGTGTTGCTCGCCCACATCGGCAGTTTCGTCCCGGCGGCCAGCTGCGAGCTGTCACCGGTCGACCGCATCTTCACCCGCATCGGTTCCAGCGACGACCTGGCCGGCGGCCGCTCGACCTTCATGGTGGAGATGAGCGAAACGGCCAACATCCTGCACAACGCCAGCGAACACAGCCTGGTACTGATGGACGAGGTGGGCCGCGGCACCAGCACCTTCGACGGCCTGTCGCTGGCCTGGGCGGCTGCCGAACAACTGGCCAAGCTGCGCGCCTACACCCTGTTCGCCACCCACTACTTCGAACTGACCGTGCTGCCGGAGAGCCAGCCGATCGTGGCCAACGTGCACCTCAATGCCACCGAGCACAACGAGCGCATCGTATTCCTCCATCACGTGCTGCCCGGCCCGGCCAGCCAGAGCTATGGCCTGGCGGTGGCGCAATTGGCCGGCGTGCCCAGCGAGGTGATCGGCCGCGCCCGCGAGCACCTGGCGCGCCTGGAAACCACCAGCCTGCCCCACGAGCCGCCAGCGCCAATACCCGGACAGGCCAGCGCCCCCCTGCAGAGCGACCTGTTTGCCAGCCTGCCGCATCCCCTGCTGGAGGAATTGTCGAGGATCAATCCCGATGATCTAACGCCGCGCAAGGCACTGGAACTGTTATATACATGGAAGACACGCATCTAA
- a CDS encoding DUF368 domain-containing protein: MNKHFLLYAKGIAMGAADVVPGVSGGTVAFISGIYDELLRSIASVPAAAALLLRGRIGGAWQAANATFLLVLLAGILTSVVSLARLISYLLVEQPIPVWSFFFGLILVSSHIVAREIRRWNWSRGLSFVLGAAFAYWITVASPMQWDSDPLSLFLAGAIAICAMILPGVSGSFILVLLGLYPFVLGAVKSLDVGVLALFASGCLVGLVSFASLLRWLLVRWRDLALAFLTGLMLGSLNKIWPWKETLSWQTNRHGEQVPLLQANLSPGRFAEVSGQDPQLLLAILLALAGVLLVLGLEWLAGRPQQNPGCAD, translated from the coding sequence ATGAACAAGCATTTCCTGCTCTATGCCAAGGGCATCGCCATGGGCGCCGCCGATGTGGTGCCGGGCGTCTCCGGTGGCACCGTGGCCTTTATCAGCGGCATCTACGATGAGCTGTTGCGCTCGATCGCCAGCGTTCCGGCAGCCGCGGCCCTGCTGCTGCGGGGGCGCATCGGCGGCGCCTGGCAGGCGGCCAATGCGACCTTCCTGCTGGTGCTGCTGGCCGGCATCCTCACCAGCGTCGTCAGCCTGGCGCGGCTGATCAGCTATCTGCTGGTCGAGCAGCCGATCCCGGTCTGGTCGTTCTTCTTCGGCTTGATCCTGGTCTCCTCGCACATAGTGGCGCGGGAGATTCGGCGCTGGAACTGGAGTCGCGGACTCAGCTTCGTCCTCGGAGCGGCCTTCGCCTACTGGATCACCGTGGCTTCGCCGATGCAGTGGGATAGCGATCCCTTGAGCCTGTTCCTGGCCGGCGCCATCGCCATCTGCGCGATGATCTTGCCGGGGGTGTCCGGCAGCTTCATCCTGGTGCTGCTGGGGCTCTATCCCTTCGTGCTCGGGGCGGTCAAGAGTCTGGATGTCGGGGTGTTGGCACTCTTCGCCAGCGGCTGCCTGGTCGGCCTGGTGAGCTTCGCCAGCCTGCTACGCTGGTTGCTGGTGCGCTGGCGCGACCTTGCGTTGGCGTTCCTCACCGGGCTGATGCTCGGTTCGCTGAACAAGATCTGGCCGTGGAAGGAGACCCTCAGCTGGCAGACCAACCGTCACGGCGAGCAGGTGCCGCTGTTGCAGGCCAATCTGTCGCCCGGGCGTTTCGCCGAAGTCAGCGGCCAGGACCCGCAACTGCTGCTGGCCATCCTCCTGGCGCTGGCCGGCGTGCTGCTGGTGCTCGGCCTGGAGTGGTTGGCCGGGCGCCCCCAGCAAAACCCTGGCTGCGCCGATTAA
- the recX gene encoding recombination regulator RecX, which translates to MSVILDNPLAVRRAAMDLLARREHGRVELARKLRQRGAAAELIEAALDRLAEEGLLSEARYLESFIDHRARAGYGPQRIREELTQRGLARPQVEQALRDSGIDWAERLQDTWRRKFAGKQPGDARERAQQGRFLAYRGFSQEAIGRLLRGIED; encoded by the coding sequence ATGTCGGTGATCCTGGATAACCCGCTGGCCGTGCGCCGTGCCGCCATGGACCTGCTGGCGCGCCGCGAGCACGGGCGGGTCGAGCTGGCGCGCAAGCTGCGCCAGCGTGGCGCCGCCGCCGAGCTGATCGAGGCCGCCCTCGACCGCCTGGCGGAGGAGGGCCTGCTGTCCGAGGCGCGTTACCTGGAGAGCTTCATCGATCATCGCGCGCGGGCCGGTTACGGGCCGCAGCGGATTCGCGAGGAGTTGACGCAGCGGGGGCTCGCCCGACCGCAGGTCGAGCAGGCGCTGCGCGACAGCGGCATCGATTGGGCCGAGCGGCTGCAGGACACCTGGCGGCGCAAGTTCGCCGGCAAGCAGCCTGGCGACGCCCGCGAACGTGCCCAGCAAGGGCGCTTCCTCGCCTACCGTGGATTCTCCCAGGAGGCGATAGGACGCCTGCTGCGCGGCATCGAAGACTGA
- a CDS encoding protein-L-isoaspartate(D-aspartate) O-methyltransferase — protein sequence MTSQRTRERLIQRLYEEGLSNARVLEAIRRTPRHLFVDEALAHRAYEDTALPIGSNQTISQPYMVARMSELLLAAGPLDKVLEIGTGSGYQTAILAQLVERVFTVERIQGLQDRAKERLSELNLRNVVFRWGDGWEGWPALAPYNGIIVTAAASEVPQALLEQLTPGGRLVIPVGAGDVQQLLLIVREEHGFSQHVLDAVRFVPLLNGPLA from the coding sequence ATGACCTCGCAGCGCACCCGCGAACGACTGATCCAGCGCCTCTACGAGGAGGGCCTGTCCAACGCCCGCGTGCTCGAGGCGATCCGGCGCACGCCGCGCCACCTGTTTGTCGACGAGGCCCTGGCACACCGGGCCTATGAAGACACCGCCTTGCCGATCGGCAGCAATCAGACCATCTCCCAGCCCTATATGGTGGCGCGCATGAGCGAGCTGCTGCTGGCGGCGGGGCCGCTGGACAAGGTGCTGGAGATCGGTACCGGCTCCGGCTATCAGACCGCCATCCTCGCCCAGCTGGTCGAGCGGGTGTTCACCGTCGAGCGTATCCAGGGGCTGCAGGACAGGGCCAAGGAGCGTCTGAGCGAGCTGAACCTGCGCAACGTGGTGTTCCGCTGGGGCGACGGCTGGGAGGGCTGGCCGGCGCTGGCCCCCTACAACGGCATCATCGTCACCGCGGCGGCCTCCGAGGTGCCGCAGGCGCTGCTCGAGCAACTGACCCCGGGCGGGCGCCTGGTCATCCCGGTCGGCGCCGGCGATGTGCAGCAGCTGCTGCTGATCGTCCGCGAGGAGCACGGCTTTTCCCAGCATGTGCTGGATGCCGTGCGTTTCGTGCCCCTGCTCAACGGGCCGCTGGCCTGA
- a CDS encoding CinA family protein, whose amino-acid sequence MTVDDRELTRLAAELGARLLATREQASAAESCTGGGIAEAITRIPGSSAWFEAGYVTYSNSQKSKQLGVPEELFASVGAVSREVVEAMVRGAQAASGARYAVAVSGVAGPDGGSREKPVGTVWLAWGDGGQLFSQRRQFAGDRAEVRRQTVKAALEGLLDLLAKENPGAG is encoded by the coding sequence ATGACTGTGGATGATCGCGAACTGACCCGCCTGGCCGCCGAGCTGGGGGCGCGGCTGCTGGCCACCAGGGAGCAGGCGAGCGCGGCCGAGTCCTGTACCGGCGGCGGCATTGCCGAGGCCATAACCCGGATTCCCGGTAGCTCCGCCTGGTTCGAGGCCGGCTACGTGACCTATTCCAATTCGCAGAAGAGCAAGCAGCTGGGCGTGCCCGAGGAGCTGTTCGCCAGCGTGGGCGCGGTCAGCCGCGAGGTGGTCGAGGCCATGGTGCGTGGCGCCCAGGCCGCCAGTGGCGCCCGCTATGCGGTGGCGGTCAGCGGTGTGGCCGGCCCTGATGGTGGCTCGCGGGAGAAGCCGGTAGGTACCGTCTGGCTGGCCTGGGGCGACGGTGGGCAGTTGTTCAGCCAGCGCCGGCAGTTCGCCGGCGATCGCGCGGAAGTACGCCGACAAACGGTCAAGGCCGCCCTAGAGGGGCTGCTGGACCTGTTGGCAAAAGAAAATCCGGGGGCGGGGTAG
- the truD gene encoding tRNA pseudouridine(13) synthase TruD, with translation MTELELLGPRAHGPACGSAVLKASAEDFQVDEVLDIPLAGEGEHLWLWVEKRGLNTEEAAKRIARAAGVPLRLISYAGLKDRQALTRQWFSLHLPGKADPDLGGAEGAELAILKRVRHSRKLQRGAHAANGFILRLTRLSADTAALERRMQRIAAAGIPNYYGAQRFGHEGGNLAHARHFAAGNSLPEKRNVRSRVLSAARSYLFNRTLAARVAAGSWNQAQPGDLLAFTDSRSFFMAGAAECGDPRLAALDLHPTGPLWGVGPSPSGGAIQQLEQELVGDDGVLVDWLAEAGLQHERRILRLPIGGLTWHYPEPDILQLEFVLPAGCFATALVRELVDLLPAGQTDNPCVF, from the coding sequence ATGACCGAGCTCGAACTGCTGGGGCCGCGGGCCCACGGGCCGGCCTGCGGGAGCGCCGTACTCAAGGCCAGTGCCGAAGACTTCCAGGTCGACGAGGTGCTGGATATCCCCCTGGCGGGCGAGGGCGAGCACCTCTGGCTGTGGGTGGAGAAGCGCGGCCTGAATACCGAGGAGGCCGCCAAGCGTATCGCCCGCGCCGCCGGCGTGCCGTTGCGGCTGATCAGCTATGCCGGCCTCAAGGATCGCCAGGCCCTGACTCGGCAGTGGTTCAGCCTGCACCTGCCGGGCAAGGCCGACCCGGACCTCGGCGGCGCCGAGGGCGCGGAACTGGCGATCCTCAAGCGCGTGCGCCATTCGCGCAAGCTGCAGCGCGGCGCCCACGCGGCCAACGGTTTCATCCTGCGCCTGACCCGGCTCAGCGCCGACACCGCGGCGTTGGAGCGGCGCATGCAGCGGATCGCCGCCGCGGGCATCCCCAACTATTACGGCGCGCAGCGCTTCGGTCACGAGGGTGGAAACCTGGCCCATGCCCGGCATTTCGCGGCGGGCAACAGCCTGCCGGAAAAGCGTAACGTGCGTTCGCGGGTGCTCTCGGCGGCGCGCAGTTACCTGTTCAATCGCACCCTCGCCGCGCGTGTGGCTGCCGGCAGCTGGAACCAGGCGCAGCCCGGCGACCTGCTGGCCTTCACCGACAGCCGCAGCTTCTTCATGGCCGGCGCTGCGGAGTGCGGCGACCCGCGGCTGGCGGCGCTCGACTTGCATCCGACCGGTCCGTTGTGGGGCGTCGGCCCCTCGCCGTCCGGCGGCGCCATCCAGCAACTGGAGCAGGAGTTGGTCGGCGACGACGGCGTCCTGGTCGATTGGCTGGCAGAAGCGGGCCTGCAGCACGAACGGCGCATCCTGCGCCTCCCCATCGGCGGTTTGACGTGGCATTATCCCGAGCCTGACATTCTGCAACTGGAATTCGTCCTGCCGGCTGGATGCTTCGCCACCGCACTGGTGCGCGAGCTCGTCGATCTACTGCCGGCGGGGCAGACGGATAACCCATGCGTATTCTGA
- the recA gene encoding recombinase RecA, producing the protein MDENKKRALAAALGQIEKQFGKGAVMRMGDHERQAIPAISTGSLGLDIALGIGGLPKGRIVEIYGPESSGKTTLTLSVIAEAQKLGATCAFVDAEHALDPDYAGKLGVNVDDLLVSQPDTGEQALEITDMLVRSNAIDVIIVDSVAALVPKAEIEGEMGDMHVGLQARLMSQALRKITGNIKNANCLVIFINQIRMKIGVMFGSPETTTGGNALKFYSSVRLDIRRTGAVKEGDEVVGSETRVKVVKNKVAPPFRQAEFQILYGKGIYRNGEIIDLGVQLGLLEKSGAWYSYQGNKIGQGKANSAKYLEDNPDVARTIEGLIREKLLVSSTPAKAAVEDRASAEVDA; encoded by the coding sequence ATGGACGAGAATAAGAAGCGCGCCTTGGCGGCTGCCCTGGGGCAGATCGAAAAGCAGTTCGGCAAGGGCGCGGTGATGCGCATGGGCGACCACGAGCGCCAGGCGATTCCGGCCATCTCCACCGGCTCGCTGGGCCTGGACATCGCCCTGGGTATCGGCGGTCTGCCGAAGGGGCGCATCGTCGAGATTTACGGTCCGGAGTCCTCGGGCAAGACCACCCTGACCCTGTCGGTGATCGCCGAGGCACAGAAGCTCGGCGCCACCTGCGCCTTCGTCGACGCCGAGCACGCGCTGGACCCGGACTACGCCGGCAAGCTCGGCGTGAATGTCGACGACCTGCTGGTGTCGCAGCCGGACACCGGCGAGCAGGCCCTGGAGATCACCGACATGCTGGTGCGCTCCAACGCCATCGACGTGATCATCGTCGACTCCGTGGCGGCCCTGGTGCCCAAGGCGGAAATCGAAGGCGAGATGGGCGACATGCACGTGGGCCTCCAGGCGCGCCTGATGTCCCAGGCGCTGCGCAAGATCACCGGCAACATCAAGAACGCCAACTGCCTGGTGATCTTCATCAACCAGATCCGCATGAAGATCGGCGTGATGTTCGGCAGCCCGGAGACCACCACCGGCGGCAATGCCCTGAAGTTCTACTCCTCGGTGCGCCTGGATATCCGCCGCACCGGCGCGGTCAAGGAAGGCGACGAGGTGGTCGGCAGCGAGACCCGGGTCAAGGTGGTGAAGAACAAGGTGGCGCCGCCCTTCCGTCAGGCGGAGTTCCAGATTCTCTACGGCAAGGGTATCTACCGTAACGGCGAGATCATCGACCTCGGCGTGCAGCTCGGTCTGTTGGAGAAGTCCGGCGCCTGGTACAGCTACCAGGGCAACAAGATCGGCCAGGGCAAGGCCAACTCGGCCAAGTACCTGGAGGACAATCCGGATGTGGCGCGCACCATCGAGGGCCTGATCCGCGAGAAGCTGCTGGTGTCCAGCACTCCGGCCAAGGCTGCGGTCGAAGACCGGGCCTCCGCCGAAGTCGACGCCTGA
- the rpoS gene encoding RNA polymerase sigma factor RpoS has product MALKKKETPEFDVDDEVLLMEPGIVLDGGSNEEKPAPASRSKAKNSTSSKQHKYIDYTRALDATQLYLNEIGFSPLLTPEEEVFFARLAQKGDPAGRKRMIESNLRLVVKIARRYVNRGLSLLDLIEEGNLGLIRAVEKFDPERGFRFSTYATWWIRQTIERAIMNQTRTIRLPIHVVKELNVYLRAARELTQKLDHEPSAEEIANLLEKPVGEVKRMLGLNERVSSVDVSLGPDSDKTLLDTLTDDRPTDPCELLQDDDLSQSIDQWLSELTDKQREVVVRRFGLRGHESCTLEEVGQEIGLTRERVRQIQVEALKRLREILENNGLSSDALFQ; this is encoded by the coding sequence ATGGCTCTCAAAAAAAAAGAAACGCCGGAGTTTGACGTCGACGATGAGGTTCTCCTGATGGAGCCCGGCATTGTTCTGGACGGCGGGTCAAATGAGGAGAAGCCAGCGCCGGCTTCTCGCTCCAAGGCCAAGAATTCCACCAGCAGCAAGCAGCACAAGTACATCGACTACACCCGGGCGCTCGACGCCACTCAGCTGTACCTCAACGAAATCGGCTTCTCCCCCCTGCTGACTCCCGAGGAGGAGGTGTTCTTCGCGCGCCTGGCGCAGAAGGGCGACCCCGCCGGGCGCAAGCGCATGATCGAGAGCAACCTGCGGCTGGTGGTGAAGATCGCCCGGCGCTACGTCAACCGGGGGCTGTCGCTGCTGGACCTGATCGAGGAGGGCAACCTCGGCCTGATTCGTGCCGTGGAGAAGTTCGACCCCGAGCGCGGCTTCCGCTTCTCGACCTACGCCACCTGGTGGATTCGTCAGACCATCGAGCGGGCGATCATGAACCAGACCCGCACCATTCGCCTGCCGATTCACGTGGTCAAGGAGCTCAACGTCTACCTGCGGGCCGCTCGCGAGCTGACCCAGAAGCTCGATCATGAGCCGTCGGCGGAGGAGATCGCCAACCTGTTGGAGAAGCCGGTGGGTGAGGTCAAGCGCATGCTCGGCCTGAACGAGCGAGTGTCCTCGGTGGATGTGTCCCTGGGCCCGGATTCCGACAAGACCCTGCTCGATACCCTGACCGACGACCGCCCGACCGACCCCTGCGAACTGCTGCAGGACGACGACCTGTCGCAAAGCATCGACCAGTGGTTGTCGGAGCTGACCGACAAGCAGCGCGAAGTGGTGGTGCGCCGATTCGGTCTGCGCGGTCATGAGAGTTGCACCCTCGAGGAGGTGGGTCAGGAGATCGGCCTGACCCGCGAGCGCGTACGGCAGATCCAGGTCGAGGCGCTCAAGCGCCTGCGGGAGATCCTGGAGAACAATGGCCTGTCCAGTGATGCGTTGTTCCAGTGA
- the fdxA gene encoding ferredoxin FdxA yields the protein MTFVVTDNCIKCKYTDCVEVCPVDCFYEGPNFLVIHPDECIDCALCEPECPAQAIFSEDEVPEDMQEFIELNADLAEVWPNITEKKDALADAEEWDGVKDKLQHLER from the coding sequence ATGACCTTCGTCGTTACCGACAACTGCATCAAGTGCAAATACACCGACTGCGTGGAAGTCTGCCCCGTCGACTGCTTCTACGAAGGCCCGAACTTCCTGGTGATCCACCCGGACGAATGCATCGACTGCGCCCTCTGCGAGCCGGAGTGCCCGGCCCAGGCGATCTTCTCCGAGGACGAGGTGCCGGAGGACATGCAGGAATTCATCGAGCTGAACGCCGACCTGGCCGAGGTCTGGCCGAACATCACCGAGAAGAAGGACGCCCTGGCCGACGCCGAAGAGTGGGATGGCGTGAAGGACAAACTGCAGCACCTGGAACGCTGA
- the surE gene encoding 5'/3'-nucleotidase SurE, whose amino-acid sequence MRILISNDDGVAAPGLAALHAALLDYADCTVIAPDQDRSGASSSLTLDRPLHPQTLANGFISLNGTPTDCVHLGLNGLLPELADLVVSGINLGANLGDDVLYSGTVAAALEGRFLLRPAFAFSLLSRTPDNLPTAAYFARKLVAAHERLDLPPRTVLNVNVPNLPLEQIRGIQLTRLGHRARAAAPVKVINPRGKEGYWISAAGAAEDGGPGTDFHAVQQGYVSVTPLQLDRTFKEGLNGLQPWLETLL is encoded by the coding sequence ATGCGTATTCTGATTTCTAACGACGACGGCGTGGCGGCGCCCGGCCTCGCCGCGCTGCACGCCGCGCTGCTCGACTATGCCGACTGCACGGTGATCGCCCCCGATCAGGACCGCAGTGGCGCCAGCAGCTCGCTGACCCTGGACCGCCCGCTGCACCCGCAAACCCTGGCCAACGGCTTTATCAGTCTCAACGGCACGCCCACCGACTGCGTGCACCTGGGGCTGAACGGCCTGTTGCCGGAGCTGGCGGACCTGGTGGTGTCGGGCATCAACCTCGGCGCCAACCTGGGCGACGACGTGCTCTATTCGGGCACCGTGGCCGCGGCCCTGGAGGGGCGCTTCCTGCTGCGCCCGGCGTTCGCCTTCTCGCTGTTGTCGCGGACGCCGGACAACCTGCCCACCGCCGCCTATTTCGCGCGCAAGCTGGTGGCCGCCCACGAACGTCTCGACCTGCCGCCGCGCACCGTGCTCAATGTCAACGTGCCCAACCTGCCCCTGGAGCAGATTCGCGGCATCCAGCTGACGCGCCTGGGTCACCGCGCCCGGGCGGCAGCCCCGGTCAAGGTGATCAACCCGCGCGGCAAGGAGGGCTACTGGATCTCCGCCGCCGGCGCGGCCGAGGACGGCGGGCCGGGGACGGATTTCCATGCGGTGCAGCAGGGCTACGTATCGGTGACTCCGCTGCAGCTCGACCGTACCTTCAAGGAGGGCTTGAACGGCCTGCAACCCTGGCTGGAGACCTTGCTCTGA
- a CDS encoding peptidoglycan DD-metalloendopeptidase family protein, with product MPSRIARSSVRCLLSGLVLGALLSGCASPPPGGVQVVDRNQRGAGALQQRATVTSGQYVVRRGDTLYSIAFRFGWDWKALAARNGITAPYLIRVGQVIRFDGQRSTPPSPVVRAVPAPVVVTPIKPAAPVPSAPPPVRSAPATAVQATPVQPVQRSATGWAWPSQGAVIGRFSSNGSLNKGIDIAGELGQPVLAASDGSVVYAGSGLRGYGELLIIKHSDTYVSAYGHNRRLLVREGQRVKAGQTIAEMGSTGTDRVKLHFEIRRQGKPVDPLQYLPRR from the coding sequence ATGCCATCGCGAATTGCCCGCAGCAGCGTTCGCTGCCTCCTGAGTGGCCTGGTGCTGGGGGCACTGCTCAGCGGTTGCGCCAGCCCGCCGCCGGGAGGGGTGCAGGTGGTCGACCGTAACCAGCGCGGTGCCGGCGCGCTGCAGCAGCGAGCGACCGTGACCAGCGGGCAATACGTCGTGCGCCGTGGCGATACCCTCTATTCGATCGCGTTTCGCTTCGGCTGGGACTGGAAAGCCCTGGCCGCCCGCAACGGCATCACGGCGCCCTACTTGATCCGGGTGGGCCAGGTGATTCGCTTCGACGGCCAGCGTTCCACGCCGCCGAGCCCCGTGGTGCGGGCCGTGCCTGCGCCGGTTGTGGTGACGCCGATCAAGCCGGCGGCGCCCGTTCCGTCGGCGCCGCCGCCGGTGCGCAGTGCGCCGGCGACAGCGGTGCAGGCCACGCCGGTACAGCCGGTGCAGCGTTCGGCAACGGGCTGGGCCTGGCCGTCGCAAGGGGCGGTAATCGGACGTTTTTCTTCAAACGGCAGTTTGAATAAAGGCATTGATATCGCCGGGGAATTGGGCCAGCCTGTTTTAGCTGCGTCTGATGGCTCAGTGGTGTACGCCGGGAGTGGTTTGCGGGGCTACGGCGAGTTGCTGATCATCAAGCACAGCGATACCTACGTCAGTGCCTACGGACACAACCGCAGGCTGTTGGTACGGGAGGGGCAACGGGTCAAGGCGGGACAGACGATTGCCGAGATGGGCTCTACGGGAACCGATCGGGTGAAGCTTCATTTTGAAATTCGCCGCCAGGGTAAGCCTGTAGATCCATTGCAATACCTGCCGCGTCGCTGA